The Oryza sativa Japonica Group chromosome 11, ASM3414082v1 DNA window CACGGAacacgtatgtatatatatatatatatatatatatatatatacacggcAAATACTTCTACTGCATGCAAATTAACCAATTAGTTAAGTGAGCATTTGCTAGCTAGTTTCAAGAGGAAGAATGTTTTACTAGTCCTTGCAAATATCTCTACCTCTCGTCTCCAAGGAGAATATaaggaagcttttttttttctgtttgtgtTTGAACAAATACTGAACCGAAAGTCTGATAATTAATCTGATTAACGTGCATGCACATATATACGAGCTGTGAGCCGAAAGAAAATGGTTGATTATGAAGTACTTCCTTCGTGGTTAAGAAAAAATGTTAGTTAATTCCGCCAAAGAAAGGCAAGAGTGAAACCATTCTTTTTGTCTCTTTGACGGTGGACCAAGATTCCAGTTACTATATAGACAATTCCAATGCAGTGCATGCTAAGGCATATGCATCCTTGGTTATGGCATGTTTAAACATAGAGGTTATATATATGACTTTTTTTAGCTGTGATTAGTCAAACTGTTTTTGAAGAAATGTATGTTTCGTGAGTAATGCCACTAATATGTGCTGTTATAAATGCTATTCCTTTGTTATTAATTCCATAAAATCCATGAATAAAAATGTCAGTTGTTCTAATTTGACGACAATACAAGATATGAGACAACATTATATGTATAATTAGCGGACCAGCCAATTAATATCATccttctcaaaaaaaataaagtttgcAATCCAAAAATAATCTGCAAGCAAGGTATAAGTAACCTTTCAATGTTGTTGGCCCCTTTCACCGGTTTCAATGCATGTGTTGTGCCTGCATTGAGATGCACTTGTGTGTTAAGGAAAGGAGGAAACTAGTGCTGTGCTGGCTAGTCATTTTATAAGTTCATAGGTCGTCTTCAAGTTGGGGTCAATGGGAGGAACAATCGAGAAAGCGACCTCCAAATACTTGCAGTATTTTATGACGGATTATTCCTACTAATCCAGCTCCCCTGATCCTGGCCTAAACACTGTCTCTATAAATAGAACAAGGCCGTGCAACAACTTGATCACAAGTTAACCAGGTCATCACCAACATACAAAGCTAACACCACTAGCTTAGCTCGCTTGGTCTCCCAAAGGAAGAACATATATGGCCACTCCTCTCAACCTTCTCATTGCTCTCCtcttcatcgtcgtctccgttcAAGGTAAATCTTGTAACACAAAGAGAGATTATGTGTTAGTACAATTGAAGTTTCTTGTtagtataaattaatttaagtttcttaatttcttttGATGTTTCAAAATTCCAGTGTAAAAATTATTTCAACTTAGATATATGACAGATGGCATAACAAATAATCATCCATCTTTATTGGGACACTTATCTTCACAAGTGAATGATTCCTCTCTAACCCCTAGAGCTAGCTAGTTTTAGTCGTTGTAAGCACATCTTATATATGCGAATAATTGCAAGACAAATTAATAGTAGTTATTTTTCTCCAGTTAATTATGCATGCATTTTCCTTATACTAAATTGTTAATTAACATgaattaatataataatattgaGCTTGATCGATCGTCATGATGATCAGGGACAAATGGGGCCGATCGCTGCGCCGCGTCGAGCAGCATCGATGTGCAGACCATCAACACCGGcgaggccgcggccggcggcggcgacacggtgTTCGAGGTGCAGGTGAAGAACCTGTGCGGCTGCAGCGTCAGGGACGTccggctcgacggcggcggcttcgcgACGACGGTGGAGGTCGACCCGGCCGTGttccgcgccgccgacgacggcggcgactactACCTGGTGAACGGCGGCGGGCCGATCGCCAGCATGGCCACCGTCAGCTTCCGCTACACCTGGGACCACTTCTTCCAGATCACTCCCCGGAGCATGGAGGAAGATCagtgctagctatagctagctacatACACTTGGGTACATATGCAAAGTTGGAGGGAATAATATTCTTGCGTGAGCTAATACACATGTGTTGCAGTGTTAGCTAGTACTATATATACTAATGTTCCATGAAAAGCTAGGTCAAGTGTGGAAGAATTATTCCTGCATGGGTTTATATATGTGTAGTACAGTGGTCTAATGTGTACTGAGTGAGGGATCGAATATTACAAAAAAAGTTTAGCTCAATAATGTATACGGTCTTTTGCATCTCAATAAATGGTTTGTAATTGCTAGTTACTTTCCATCTGGATATTTAGAAAGTTAAATTGTATCTTGTGACTAAAAAGGTTGATTACAATTATAAGTTCCTAGAAATTTAAAAGAGATTTTGCCTGTCATAAACTCAAGATTAGAAATGAAACGTAAGGGGCTATGGACAGGGACGGATCCAGCGTGGGCGTTAGGGTACTCAAGTCCTCTCTACCCCGTTGTACCACCATCGAGAGAAGGGGAGAtaggaggggaagaagagaaagaagaaaagctggaggaggaaggagataaGCCGCCCCCATCTATACATTTCTTGTATCTGCCCATGCCTATGGGgtatagctagctaggtagACACATGAACAAATCTAAGACAAATCTGTAAAGTCTTGTGTAGTTTGGAGGGGTTAAAAGGGATTGGGGGAGCCTCTCTCatagggattaaccgaacatgGTCTAAAACGGTACACAGAATCATTTGATTGGACTTGTAGGGACATGCTATTGAGTTCCCTTCCTTGACGTGTGTATCCGGGCTCCTGTGAATGCACGGTCTAGCGGTCCCGCATTGTAGCCAGCCATCAGGGTATTGCTTGTGGGCGGGTAATCGCTTTCCCGATCTCCTCCTAGCGATCACCCGTCCCTCCCCCCTATACgctcttcctctcccccttcctcctccccttcttctcttcctactacaatacaccataatttttttttaaaaaaaaacaaagttggaaaatttatgtatagaaatactatatataaaaaatttaaattcaaattcaaatttgaaactggtatgtaaacttttaacttataaactttgggtctataaactaatatttgaattcaaattcaaatttgaatcgggtatgtaaacttttaacttataaactttgggtcaataaactttaggtatataaactttagatgtataaaaatactatatataaaaaatatttgaattcaaattcaaatttgaatcggatgtaattcaaattcaaattgaatcgggtatgtaaacttttgacttataaactttgggtctataaactttaggtgtataaactttagatgtatagaaatactatatataaaaaatatttgaattcaacttcaaatttgaatcggatatataaacttttgacttataaactttgggtctataaactttaggtgtataaactttagatgtatagtaatactatatataaaaaatatttgaattcaaatttaaatttaaattgtatatataaacttttgatttataaactttgggtctctaaactttagatgtgtaaacttgaggtgtacaaactttaggtgcataaatttactaaaataggaaagtaatgcggtgtcaaaaaagaaaaccatgtggaggagaggggggcgtgctaggggcgatcgatcgcccgttAGCAATCTCGCAGCCGTCATGCCTATGTCCTGATTCTATTTGTATTAATTGGTTTGTATAAATTGATTATAGAGATAAGACAAGTGCTAGGCTATATATTGTAACATTGATCTCTCAATCAATATCAATGCGATGAATATCTCGCTAACAATACCCATAGTGTCGAACCTAGTAGATATAATGACTGCTCCCCTATTAATGGTTGTTTCTGCCTTTATTGACTTGACCTCGCTGATGTCTTTGCCCTCTAGATATATGTAGGGAATAAAAGCAGAGCAGATTTAGATAAGTAGTGGTTATACCAAATCCTATACCATATTTTAAAGCGGATTTAGATTAGGTGTAGATGATGTGAATATGCGGATGCAGAGCGAATAATTCCGGATGTTGGAAATGGTGCCAAGTCGATTAGAACTTAGCTCGGAAATAGATTAAAATTGTCGGATGTTGCGTATATATGCAATCAAATACAACATCAAATTGCTTATCGTCATCACCACATTGGATCTCACATCATCACTAGGTTGGAACCTACACTatagatgggccgggccgggcaaGCATGATGGGCCTTCGTGCCTTCGGGTCGACCCGGCACGGTCCGAGTAGTAttgggccatgcctgggccgtgtatgccgcccgtgggctggcacgacacggcccggtgcgtcagtcgggccgtgccggcccgacaagcctcgcCCCAGGCACAGGCACGGCCGGgcttgggccgtgccgtgccgggtgGCCCATATGCCATCTATAAcctacactactacaaaatcaaCTTTTGCATACCGTCAAAACCGATTTTTGAAGGTAGCTGGGTCACCCGCATGCACTCAGGTATTTGCAAAAAtcggatttttgcatgcggggaGAGCAATCGCATGCGAAAATCCGATTTTTGCATGCTTAAGCCGTCCGGTTGCAaacatgaaaaatcacaaaaaataaataaataaaaactccGAAAATCGATTTCCTTTAgccccaaaaccctaaccctagaatcCAGaagtcgccgtcgtcaccgtccTCACCATCATCGTCGCTCGAAGCCGTCAGAAGATCTGGGTGAGTGGGGGGGTGGAGAGACGATAGGATCCGCATGGGAGGGGTAAGGGGCACTGGATCCACACCTTTCGTCACTGCTACCGCTACCGGAGCCTAAGCTCGAGCTCGCAATCCTTGCCtactgaaagtgcatctaggccccaattgttttgatgattaatgacaatacgattagagaggactaacacgTTTGTTTACGTGAATGTGAAGGATTGTTAGTCCGTGACAATATGTAGCGCAATACATATCTCAATGAATGTGATAATTCATGAGTTGCGGCAATGATCAAAGGTTATATTGTACATTTTCAATTCTTCATGTCATTAAGAGGGATTATGCATTGACATATGAGGAGTGATGAATgtgctcaaaatcaatttttaaaagtgtttctcctcagtttctgtgttctggaaattttcgaaGTTGTCTGAAACAGATTTTTGGAATTTCCAAAAATAGACATAAACAATTTTAGCTTCTAGAAATTTTCGGAATTGTCCGAAAAGTGATTTTTTGGAATTTCCGAAAATGACCGAGCAGCAAAATAAGTTTCTGTAAATTTTCGAACTTGTCCGAAACTGGTTTTCGGAATTTTCGAAAATGGCAGTGAGGAGAAAATGTTTCTGTAAATTTTCGGAGTTGTAGGAAATCAATTTCCGGAATTTCCGAAAATGTCTGCGAACCAAAAATGCTTCTGGAAAtgttcggacttgtccgaaggGTATTTTCGGAATTTCTGAAAAATGTCCAGAAGGTTGTTTTGGTTCTGGATATTTTTGGACTTGTCCGAAAAGTTTTCAGAGTTTCCAAAAAATCCTCAGTTGACTTTACTATTTCTCTAATCTagaaattttcggatatgtccGAAATTAATTTTCGTAATTTCCGAAAAATGCAATTATTGTGCATAACGGGCAGATCTGGAGCtatggctataaatagcccacTCGCTCCACTTGTGAGGGTTGCTAGACTGATTGGATATTTCGTGCCAGGCTTGTTCATCTTAAGATTCACTTTTGAGCCTTGCTTTCTTGTGTCCCCTCTCTACTTGTGTTTGACTCGGATTTGGTTTTTGTGTGAGagttgtggattcgagtttgtgtgagtgcttgttgttggcttcgtgaagatttgtgagcacttgcatcatctccggAAGTTCTTTGCatcatttgttactcttggaggttgaggactcctagacagCTAGATGTCACTctcgagccaccgatctacgtgtggttggctgggagaagtttgtgaaggtcggatcTCACATCCGAAAGGGAAGATATACCACTAATGGAAGGAGTGTTTTGTGGAACCTCTTGAGGAAATGGTTAGcgaagacccggctctttgtgagctcctcaacggagagtagaatcccctcatgGATTTGAACTCTGAGAACAACTCATCTTGTTACAACTTTGTTGATATCTCACTCCTCTAGCTTTGCTTGTTTGTGCTGCTATAGGTCTAGTTGCTGTTTGTGCTAGTATATTCTTGTTGTAGGCAGCTAGATCTAGAATTTATTTGAATTGCGCATACTCTACTATTTTCGGAAATAACGAAAATCATTTTACCCGAGCCTGCTGCCCTTACCCATCACCAACAGAGCCCAAGCCTTGCCCAACTGATAAATTGGACTATTGGATGGACCAACTCATGTTATATGGAATAGATAGAGTGGTTACATGAGCTAACAATTTTCAATTATTTGGCAAAGAATCTATTGGATAATCCTCGTCAATAGGATTTTATGGATACCGCATCTACACCCGAATCCACACCATACTATCTGAGTCCGCATTTTTATCCTCCATATTTTCATAAACCCATACCATATCCTGATTTCAGACAAATTTGGAGTGGATCAGATTTTATCTGATCTGTTTGGACCTTTAGATATATGCTACAGTCGGTTCAGGATAAAATCCAATTGTCCCAGAAGCACCAACCAAGGATAGGAAAATATATTCAAGGAGACAAAGTTGTGAAACTGATTGAGCCATAAAAAGAAGGCAACACAACCTACTCAAGCCATCCATCCTCGTTGCGAGAGTGTGAATTGTTTTTTTAGTTTCTCCTAAAAACCTTCCATTTCACCCATGTGACAGATGTTTATCCCTACTTTATCTAAATCGGCTTCACTAGTCACTTTTAATCTTtcaaacccatcttgatttagaTATGTCTACATTGAGGTGGTTCGCGACTCCAAATCACCACAAAGAGTTAGGTGCCGGATTGTGATTAGTggcatgacaaaaaaaaaagttgccaacagtcCTCCCGTCTCACCTCTCCTGGCCACCGCCAAATCCCCTCCTGCCATGCCTTCCCCAATCAATGCCGGATCCACTCCCGCCAGGCCTCCTCTAACCGCCGCCGGATCTCCTCCTGCCAATCCATAGGCGACCCCCTTCTCTTTATCCGGAATCTAACATGATAGGAGCAGGGGTTAGGCACTTCTCGAGATAACTCGAGGTGGTCGGTGCAGGAGGGGCCGCTCCTGCTATGGCAGGGGGGAAGCAACGACACCAGCGGCAGGCACTAGGAGGGGAGGGCCCGTGCGGCAGCGAGGCATACATTGGAGAAGATATTGGGctgatttggtttgaagccaaaacttcccataccaaaatattggtatttTGAACAGTAATTTTGGCAATGTTTGATTTGCTACCAATACTTGTCAATACCACACAAATGTTGCCAAAATATTGGCATTACCAATAGTTTGGCATGGTtggaaaccaaacaagcccGTTATTCAGAGAGGTTTGCTGCTTTGACGGGCTTTGATGGGAATATTGACGGTGATGGTATATTTTTAATTTACGTAAGTACCAGTGGTGCCCACACTATTTTCTGCTTTATTAGTGGCATTTTTTTTCCAGTACAGCGATTTTGTAATGGCATGATCAAATTTACCATATAAACAATGAGACAGAGTAGCATGTTTAATTATGCATACCGATCTAGTGCTTCCCAACGACCCCATAGATCTGTCATCATGTTACCTTGCCTGTCAAATTTTATTATGAGAAACAAACTAATTAACTACTACcactgtttttttaatatatagcgccattaactttttgacaaacgtttgatcattcattttatttaaattttttgtgcaaCTATACAAATTTTGAGTCATGTTTAAATAACATTTGACAATaaatcaataaaataaataataattacacaaAACTGAGGGAGTACTGGTTTCTAGCGATTGCAAACAGACGGCATGGGCGAATTAGAATACAAATTACTTAATAAAATACAAAGACATTGCAAACAAAATGGATTTTGACAGGCCCAGCGCAGTGGTAGACTGATGGTGCACTGGTATTCAACCTGCAACAGCAGAATGTATAAGCTCGTTTGGACTTTTGAGTTGAGGCAAAGTGCATAAGTTACCATTCAAAGTTTAGCACATATAcatattgtttaaaaaataaatgcatGACCTATTTGAGGAGAATGAATGCAAGTTTCTAGATTGTTTATGAGAACAGAGAAGGAACACATGTCAGGAGTATTAAACAACAGCTATAAAAGGCATACTTCAGACAGCTTGGCAACATTAGTGAGTGTTGATTCTGGAATGGATTGTTTTTGCAATTTCATCTAGAAAACTCATACATAGAGTTCACATAAAGATCCTTCTCACACTGCTGTTGAGTAAAAAAATCAGCTGCGCTTTCGGCAAGAGTACAGCTTTTCATGGGCAGCTTACAACTACAAGTAAAGAATGACAGTCCCAGTCTTGCTAATCCTGTATATACAAACCATTGTTTCTCaaaataaacagaaaaaaaaatgcatacaaGAAAGGAAGGCAACCTACGGTAAACACTGCAGTATATGAGTATAAAATTGAGGCCTCTGTGACAGCCAACTCAACGGCAGTGCCCCTTATTTCTGAAAA harbors:
- the LOC4350507 gene encoding uncharacterized protein At1g05835; its protein translation is MATPLNLLIALLFIVVSVQGTNGADRCAASSSIDVQTINTGEAAAGGGDTVFEVQVKNLCGCSVRDVRLDGGGFATTVEVDPAVFRAADDGGDYYLVNGGGPIASMATVSFRYTWDHFFQITPRSMEEDQC